From Weissella confusa, a single genomic window includes:
- a CDS encoding demethylmenaquinone methyltransferase, whose amino-acid sequence MNKAPQRVQGIFDGLAQDYDKMNDIISLGTHRSWRTKTMAAIDVPKNGQILDVAAGTGDWTIALAKELGEKGHVTGFDLSSEMLAVAREKVVAAGVSYWVTLTQGNAMELPYEDDTFDLVTIGFGLRNLPDTAKGLQELYRVLKPGGELVVLETSQPDNPVIKPFWKMYFKGVMPMMGKVFAHDKDSYDYLEKTTEEFMSFKALADLMTDTGFKTVTYQRFNFGAAAAHYGIK is encoded by the coding sequence ATGAACAAAGCGCCACAACGCGTGCAAGGAATCTTTGATGGTCTTGCACAAGATTACGACAAGATGAACGACATTATTAGTTTGGGAACGCACCGTAGCTGGCGTACAAAGACGATGGCTGCAATTGATGTGCCAAAAAACGGCCAAATCCTTGATGTGGCAGCTGGGACTGGTGATTGGACGATTGCTCTGGCTAAGGAGCTTGGTGAAAAAGGCCATGTAACTGGTTTTGACTTGAGTTCGGAAATGTTGGCGGTCGCCCGTGAAAAGGTTGTGGCAGCTGGTGTTAGTTACTGGGTGACGTTGACGCAAGGTAACGCGATGGAGTTGCCTTATGAAGACGACACGTTTGACTTGGTGACGATTGGATTCGGTCTACGTAACTTGCCTGATACAGCTAAGGGTCTGCAAGAGTTGTACCGCGTGTTGAAGCCGGGTGGTGAATTGGTTGTTTTGGAAACGTCACAACCGGACAATCCAGTGATCAAGCCTTTCTGGAAGATGTATTTCAAGGGTGTTATGCCGATGATGGGTAAGGTGTTTGCTCACGATAAGGATTCATACGATTACCTAGAAAAGACGACAGAAGAATTTATGTCATTTAAGGCGTTGGCTGATTTGATGACCGATACTGGTTTCAAGACAGTCACATACCAACGATTTAATTTTGGTGCCGCTGCAGCGCACTACGGCATTAAGTAA
- a CDS encoding TerC family protein, which translates to MEVSLWIWVAFFAFVIVMLALDLGIFNKENTVPTFEKSLMMTGMWVALAFIFAGGIWYFAGSDHALDFVTGYLLEESLSVDNLFIFILVFSFFGIEAKYQHRVLFWGVFGALVMRVLFILGGAALLQRFDWLMYIFGAFLVYTGLKMLFEKEANQNLDDSRLIKTLRKILPIKDDYTEPHFIIKEDGRHYVTKFLVALIFIEASDLLFAVDSIPAVLAVTQDTFIVVTSNIFAILGLRSLYFALSKLLPMFRYIKYALAIILAFIGAKMLINEGGKMFGWEFEISNAVSLIVIVGLLALAIVSSIIVARVQARREFK; encoded by the coding sequence ATGGAAGTTAGTTTATGGATCTGGGTGGCGTTTTTTGCATTTGTGATTGTGATGCTAGCGCTTGATCTGGGTATTTTTAATAAAGAAAATACGGTACCGACATTCGAAAAGTCATTGATGATGACGGGTATGTGGGTAGCCTTGGCATTTATTTTTGCGGGTGGTATCTGGTATTTTGCCGGTAGTGACCACGCGTTGGATTTTGTAACGGGCTACCTGCTTGAAGAATCATTAAGTGTAGATAATCTCTTTATCTTTATTCTGGTCTTTAGCTTCTTTGGTATTGAGGCCAAGTACCAACACCGCGTTTTGTTCTGGGGGGTGTTTGGGGCGTTGGTGATGCGTGTGCTCTTCATTTTGGGTGGCGCTGCGTTGCTACAACGTTTCGACTGGTTAATGTATATTTTCGGAGCTTTCTTGGTGTATACCGGATTGAAAATGCTCTTTGAAAAAGAAGCCAACCAGAACTTGGATGATAGTCGTTTGATTAAGACGCTACGTAAAATTTTGCCAATTAAGGATGACTATACGGAGCCACACTTCATTATCAAAGAAGATGGTCGTCATTATGTGACGAAATTCTTGGTTGCCCTAATTTTCATCGAAGCCTCTGATTTGCTATTCGCGGTGGATTCAATTCCGGCCGTGTTGGCGGTGACACAAGATACGTTCATTGTTGTCACGTCAAATATCTTTGCGATTTTGGGATTGCGTTCATTGTATTTTGCCTTATCAAAGCTATTGCCAATGTTCCGTTATATCAAGTACGCATTGGCGATTATCTTGGCGTTCATTGGTGCCAAGATGTTGATTAATGAGGGTGGTAAGATGTTTGGCTGGGAGTTTGAAATCTCAAACGCCGTCTCATTGATTGTGATTGTCGGTCTGCTTGCGTTGGCGATTGTGTCATCAATTATCGTTGCCCGCGTGCAAGCACGTCGTGAATTTAAGTAA
- a CDS encoding response regulator transcription factor codes for MAGNTIKLLVVEDDFALNDTVRETISELGEVTQVHDGDEGWFEIESGVYDAVVLDVMLPGQDGFTILKKAKDMFPNLPILMLTAKGELSDKMQGFNLGADEYITKPFYKEELLARLKTLLRHTGVLGQDGALEVGNVQVFIDQHRVLVNDQEVNLQGREFGLLVYLMQHVGQIVTKDQIFDRLWGFDSDTSLTVVEVYMSNLRKNLRNADAQVTIKTLRNVGYTLNVTLTED; via the coding sequence ATGGCAGGGAATACAATTAAGTTGTTAGTAGTGGAAGATGATTTTGCATTGAATGACACTGTCCGTGAAACGATTTCTGAATTAGGCGAAGTAACGCAAGTGCACGATGGGGATGAAGGCTGGTTTGAAATCGAATCAGGTGTTTATGACGCCGTTGTGCTGGATGTGATGTTGCCAGGTCAAGATGGTTTTACGATTTTGAAGAAGGCAAAGGATATGTTTCCTAACTTGCCAATTCTAATGTTGACGGCCAAGGGTGAACTATCAGATAAGATGCAAGGCTTCAACTTGGGTGCGGATGAATACATCACCAAGCCATTCTATAAGGAAGAATTGTTGGCGCGTTTGAAGACGTTGTTGCGCCACACGGGTGTGCTTGGTCAAGACGGTGCCCTTGAAGTAGGGAACGTACAAGTCTTTATTGATCAACACCGTGTTTTGGTTAACGACCAAGAAGTGAACTTGCAAGGTCGTGAGTTTGGTTTGTTAGTTTATTTGATGCAACACGTGGGTCAAATTGTCACGAAGGATCAAATTTTTGATCGCCTATGGGGCTTTGATTCTGATACGTCTTTGACAGTTGTCGAAGTGTACATGTCAAACCTTCGTAAGAACTTGCGTAATGCGGATGCGCAAGTCACGATTAAGACGTTGCGTAATGTTGGCTATACGCTAAACGTAACGCTAACGGAAGACTGA
- a CDS encoding sensor histidine kinase: MVEKNKQRWDERFEARVRAFFGKIKLPKWLQRIRASLSQQVKMTILMVVGFTMVFSLIGTFTIGQFRNVMYGTAQSRVAHAFDSRSNRYDQPTIQNSQITDYVDTFKDSLNIKHEDKVYLKSYRGSWYFFNRQGDQLAFVDVTTEHEIVESFQNRLVWIFALSEIALLLMAVALTRANMRPIMRAWSQQRTFVADAAHEFKTPMTVIQNNLERMLERPNDTVMDQVENVANALTEVRHLNNLTGDLLTLSQADADVPLFAFADMDLAKVAREVGDIFEFTAEEKGQTLRVDVPETLPIVGDAQRLRQLLVILTDNAQKYAGEGADVTISATQTNSSIKLQVSDTGKGVPDADKQRLFDRFYRVDKARSRSTGGHGLGLAIAKWVVQGHRGTIEVLDNQPHGTIFSMTLPKNQKIK; this comes from the coding sequence ATGGTAGAAAAGAACAAACAACGCTGGGACGAACGGTTTGAAGCACGTGTCCGGGCGTTTTTTGGCAAAATTAAACTGCCAAAGTGGCTTCAGAGAATCCGCGCCTCGTTGTCACAACAGGTTAAGATGACGATCTTGATGGTCGTTGGTTTTACGATGGTGTTTTCACTGATTGGGACGTTTACAATCGGCCAATTTAGGAATGTGATGTACGGCACGGCCCAGAGTCGCGTAGCACATGCGTTTGATTCACGTTCAAATCGCTACGATCAACCAACAATCCAAAATTCTCAAATTACTGATTACGTCGATACTTTTAAAGATTCGCTGAATATCAAACATGAGGATAAGGTCTACCTTAAGTCATATCGTGGTAGTTGGTATTTCTTTAATCGTCAGGGTGATCAATTGGCATTCGTTGATGTCACGACAGAGCACGAGATTGTTGAGTCATTCCAGAATCGTTTGGTTTGGATTTTCGCGTTGTCTGAAATTGCCTTGTTGTTGATGGCGGTTGCGTTGACGCGCGCCAACATGCGTCCGATTATGCGTGCGTGGTCGCAGCAACGAACGTTCGTGGCCGACGCGGCCCACGAATTCAAGACGCCGATGACCGTTATTCAAAATAATTTGGAGCGAATGTTGGAGCGACCAAATGATACGGTGATGGACCAAGTCGAAAACGTCGCTAATGCGTTGACTGAAGTGCGTCACTTGAATAATTTGACCGGTGATTTGTTGACGCTATCGCAGGCCGACGCCGATGTGCCATTGTTTGCGTTTGCTGACATGGACTTGGCGAAAGTGGCTCGCGAAGTTGGTGATATTTTCGAATTCACGGCCGAAGAAAAGGGCCAAACGCTACGAGTTGATGTGCCTGAGACATTGCCAATTGTCGGGGATGCCCAACGTTTGCGCCAATTACTCGTGATTTTGACGGATAATGCCCAGAAGTACGCTGGTGAAGGGGCTGACGTGACGATTTCTGCGACTCAGACAAACAGTAGTATTAAGTTGCAGGTTTCTGACACTGGTAAGGGTGTGCCGGACGCCGATAAGCAACGTTTATTTGATCGCTTTTATCGTGTTGATAAGGCGCGTTCTCGTTCGACGGGTGGTCACGGATTGGGACTTGCGATTGCCAAGTGGGTGGTCCAAGGACACCGTGGCACCATTGAAGTGTTGGACAATCAACCGCACGGAACCATCTTCAGCATGACGTTGCCGAAGAACCAAAAAATTAAATAA
- the menB gene encoding 1,4-dihydroxy-2-naphthoyl-CoA synthase, producing MTVEWTAIKEYSEILFERSDAVAKVTMNNPARHNAFTPVMVQEMIDAFSIARDDASIGVIILTGAGDKAFSSGGDQSVRGNGGYVGPDHIARLNVLDLQHLIRIIPKPVIAMVKGWAVGGGNILQLVADLTIAADNAMFGQTGPKVGSFDAGYGSGYLARVIGHKRAKEVWFLTKFYTAEEAYSMNWINRVVPLAEVEDATMEWANEILKKSPTAIRFIKAAMNADTDGLAGLQQFAGDATMLYYTTDEGKEGKNAFLEKREPDFSQFPKFP from the coding sequence ATGACTGTAGAATGGACAGCGATTAAGGAATACTCAGAAATTTTGTTTGAGCGTTCAGATGCTGTAGCGAAGGTTACAATGAACAACCCGGCTCGTCACAACGCGTTTACGCCAGTGATGGTACAAGAGATGATTGATGCCTTCTCAATCGCCCGTGATGATGCTTCAATCGGCGTAATCATTTTGACGGGTGCTGGTGACAAGGCCTTTTCATCTGGTGGTGATCAATCAGTTCGTGGTAACGGTGGTTATGTTGGCCCTGACCACATTGCCCGTTTGAACGTGTTGGACTTGCAACACTTGATTCGTATTATTCCAAAGCCAGTTATTGCGATGGTTAAGGGATGGGCCGTTGGTGGTGGAAACATCTTGCAATTGGTCGCTGACTTGACGATTGCAGCTGATAACGCCATGTTTGGTCAAACTGGTCCTAAGGTTGGTTCATTCGATGCCGGTTATGGTTCAGGGTACTTGGCTCGTGTTATTGGACACAAGCGTGCTAAGGAAGTGTGGTTCTTGACGAAGTTCTACACGGCTGAAGAAGCTTACAGCATGAACTGGATTAACCGCGTTGTACCTTTGGCTGAAGTCGAAGATGCCACAATGGAGTGGGCTAACGAAATTTTGAAGAAGTCACCAACTGCTATTCGTTTCATCAAGGCAGCAATGAATGCTGACACTGATGGTTTGGCTGGTTTGCAACAATTCGCTGGTGACGCCACGATGTTGTACTACACGACGGATGAAGGTAAGGAAGGAAAGAACGCGTTCCTAGAAAAGCGCGAACCAGACTTCTCACAATTCCCTAAGTTCCCATAA
- a CDS encoding PaaI family thioesterase — MNAIEYLNISVEKMSAEEVILTMPIRDEIKQPYGIVHGGMNALLAETAGSFGANVGLDNTKQVPVGLDIHTHHVAQATEGTLRAIATPIHAGRQIQTWRIDTYVMETNKLTSSSTFTAMIIPVRK, encoded by the coding sequence ATGAATGCGATTGAATATTTAAACATTTCCGTTGAAAAGATGTCAGCCGAAGAAGTCATTCTAACCATGCCAATTCGCGACGAAATCAAGCAACCATACGGCATCGTGCACGGTGGCATGAACGCCTTGCTCGCCGAAACAGCCGGCAGCTTCGGCGCTAACGTCGGACTCGATAACACAAAGCAAGTACCTGTCGGATTAGACATCCACACACACCACGTCGCCCAGGCAACTGAAGGTACGTTGCGCGCCATCGCGACACCAATCCACGCCGGCCGCCAAATTCAAACTTGGCGCATCGACACTTACGTCATGGAAACAAATAAGCTAACCTCATCATCAACATTCACTGCGATGATCATTCCAGTTCGCAAGTAG
- a CDS encoding asparaginase → MKDVLVLTTGGTIASTKTENGLAPGLDAETLIGYFERRPGVNLSVESVMSKDSTNMQPEDWLDLATRIQQHHDNYDAFIITHGTDTMGYTAAGLSYLLYGFDKPVVLTGSQVPLGMVETDAVRNLHDALTFASQTDLQGVYLVFNGLVMAGTRAVKTKSKSYDAFESINYPYIASVSEGNMVPLYQPEPEEPVLTPSISLDPNVFVLKAFPGLTVDIFDYLAAHVHGVIIESFGNGGLPFERRNLIPGIEKLIAADIPVIITTQILEEGQDIYLYEVGKKVADAGGITAGDMNTEAIVAKLMWVLAQTRELETVKTLMQTPIAHDLDFV, encoded by the coding sequence ATGAAAGACGTCCTTGTATTAACAACTGGTGGCACAATTGCGTCGACCAAAACAGAAAACGGTTTGGCACCTGGTCTTGATGCTGAAACGTTGATTGGCTATTTTGAACGACGCCCAGGTGTTAATCTATCGGTTGAAAGTGTCATGAGTAAGGACTCAACCAACATGCAACCAGAAGATTGGTTGGATTTGGCGACACGCATTCAACAGCATCATGATAACTATGATGCCTTTATTATTACCCACGGTACAGATACGATGGGATATACGGCAGCAGGCCTCTCATACCTCCTCTATGGGTTTGATAAGCCAGTTGTGTTAACTGGGTCGCAAGTACCGCTGGGGATGGTTGAGACGGACGCTGTGCGCAATTTGCACGATGCGCTGACCTTTGCCAGCCAAACGGACCTGCAGGGTGTCTATCTAGTCTTCAATGGCTTAGTGATGGCCGGTACGCGTGCGGTAAAGACCAAGTCAAAGAGTTATGATGCCTTTGAAAGTATCAACTACCCATATATTGCCAGTGTGTCTGAGGGTAACATGGTGCCGTTGTATCAACCGGAACCAGAAGAACCGGTATTAACGCCAAGTATTTCATTGGATCCAAATGTGTTTGTGTTGAAGGCTTTTCCTGGATTGACGGTTGATATCTTTGATTATTTGGCTGCTCATGTTCATGGTGTCATCATCGAGAGCTTTGGAAATGGTGGGTTGCCATTTGAACGACGCAACTTAATTCCGGGGATTGAGAAGTTAATTGCAGCGGACATTCCGGTGATTATCACGACGCAAATTTTGGAAGAGGGTCAGGATATTTACCTCTATGAAGTTGGTAAGAAAGTGGCTGATGCTGGTGGTATTACGGCCGGTGATATGAATACGGAAGCGATTGTGGCGAAGCTGATGTGGGTACTGGCTCAGACGCGTGAGCTTGAGACGGTTAAAACACTTATGCAAACGCCAATCGCGCACGACTTGGATTTTGTATAA
- a CDS encoding YdbC family protein, with translation MADLKYDVLEKFGVLSTSKSGWEMQLNFVQWGDNTPKFDLRTWSPDGSKMGKGLTLTHDEIVKLYEVLGDVLAVENGAQASVKTEAPAPAEDYLAEMYYADQDEEAAEEAAEDADRPKWGRLSDL, from the coding sequence ATGGCTGATTTGAAGTATGATGTCCTAGAAAAATTTGGCGTTCTCTCAACGAGTAAAAGTGGTTGGGAAATGCAGTTGAATTTTGTGCAGTGGGGTGACAATACGCCTAAGTTTGACTTGCGTACTTGGTCGCCAGACGGTAGCAAAATGGGTAAAGGTTTGACGTTGACCCACGATGAAATCGTGAAGTTGTATGAGGTGCTTGGCGACGTACTTGCAGTTGAAAATGGTGCTCAAGCATCTGTTAAAACTGAGGCGCCGGCGCCGGCTGAAGATTATTTGGCCGAAATGTACTACGCTGACCAAGATGAAGAAGCTGCGGAGGAAGCTGCCGAAGATGCAGATCGTCCAAAGTGGGGTCGCCTAAGCGATTTATAA
- a CDS encoding o-succinylbenzoate--CoA ligase — MENWLTKRAMLTPDRMAVRFEDTTLTFAEMRQRVLTIAGQITQHIDTNERIALITPNNLTGYLMILAVQQLDKTVVLLNRRLSPREMAFQLDDAAITTVIQDDRFNGELPSVKQVTFAEVLATTAEAIAPVADFDLDKVTSIMYTSGTTGNPKGVMQTFGNHFYSAVGSALNLGLTPDDVWLAAVPIFHISGLSIMMRSLIYGMGVSLYERFDVEKINAELMAGQVTTISVVPVMLKQLLAQLPEGAKYHERFRTMLLGGGPTDLTTLEKATAAGIEIVQSYGMTETASQVIALDAASATKKLGSAGKPLFPVEVRIQKSNDADQVGRIQIKSPTLAVGYLNRPDKYAESFVDGWFDTGDMGWLDDDGFLYVEGREGDMISSGGENVFPDEIESVYGEATAIDQISVVGIPDERWGAVPVAFLSFKSGETMDFASLRTFGRERLAHYKVPARFFVTDNFPRTASGKIQRHKLRDQLDEAQEIK; from the coding sequence ATGGAAAATTGGCTAACAAAGCGCGCTATGCTGACGCCAGATCGGATGGCAGTGCGCTTTGAAGATACAACGCTAACTTTTGCTGAAATGCGTCAACGCGTTTTGACAATTGCTGGCCAAATCACGCAACACATTGATACTAATGAACGCATCGCTTTGATTACGCCTAATAATCTAACGGGTTATTTGATGATTTTGGCGGTGCAACAACTTGATAAGACGGTTGTCTTGTTAAATCGCCGGCTGTCACCGCGCGAGATGGCGTTTCAACTAGACGATGCTGCCATTACGACGGTTATTCAAGATGATCGTTTTAATGGTGAGTTGCCATCGGTCAAGCAAGTTACGTTTGCTGAAGTTTTGGCAACAACTGCGGAGGCTATTGCCCCAGTTGCGGATTTCGACTTAGATAAAGTGACGTCAATTATGTATACGTCAGGTACTACGGGTAACCCAAAGGGCGTTATGCAGACGTTTGGTAACCACTTCTATTCAGCAGTTGGTTCTGCCTTGAATCTCGGGTTAACGCCGGATGATGTTTGGCTAGCAGCGGTGCCAATTTTCCACATCAGTGGGCTTTCAATTATGATGCGTTCATTGATTTACGGCATGGGTGTCAGTTTGTATGAACGATTTGATGTTGAAAAAATCAACGCCGAATTGATGGCTGGTCAAGTAACGACGATTTCGGTGGTGCCAGTTATGCTGAAGCAATTGTTGGCGCAACTACCTGAGGGTGCGAAGTATCATGAACGTTTCCGCACGATGCTGCTTGGCGGTGGCCCAACGGATTTGACGACGCTTGAAAAGGCGACGGCGGCTGGCATTGAAATTGTTCAATCATACGGTATGACGGAGACGGCTTCACAAGTGATTGCATTAGATGCAGCCAGCGCAACGAAGAAACTGGGTTCAGCTGGCAAACCTCTATTCCCAGTTGAAGTTCGAATTCAAAAGTCGAATGATGCTGATCAAGTTGGCCGTATTCAAATTAAGTCACCAACTTTGGCGGTTGGGTATTTGAATCGCCCTGATAAGTACGCCGAGTCATTTGTTGATGGCTGGTTCGATACCGGTGACATGGGTTGGTTGGATGACGATGGCTTTTTGTACGTTGAGGGTCGCGAGGGCGATATGATTTCATCAGGTGGCGAAAATGTCTTCCCAGATGAAATTGAATCTGTCTATGGCGAAGCGACGGCAATTGATCAAATTTCAGTTGTCGGCATCCCAGATGAACGTTGGGGTGCTGTACCTGTGGCGTTTTTGTCATTTAAGTCTGGTGAAACCATGGATTTTGCCAGTCTACGCACGTTTGGTCGTGAGCGTTTGGCGCACTATAAGGTGCCAGCGCGATTCTTTGTGACTGATAACTTCCCCCGCACGGCGAGCGGTAAGATTCAGCGTCATAAATTGCGTGACCAATTGGACGAGGCGCAAGAAATTAAATAG
- a CDS encoding cysteine hydrolase family protein — MKALLIIDYTNDFVAPEGPLTAGESAQALAPRLVELADEFLANGDAVILPTDLHVPNDPYHPETKLYPAHNVANTPGREYYGVLADWVAEHKDDDHVWIYPKNRYSSFANTDLDNYLRSRDIKDIHLTGVDTDICILHTAVDAYNLNYNITVHADGVASFTPTGHRWALWHFKNVLGATVTPDIDYNLD; from the coding sequence ATGAAGGCTTTGTTGATTATTGATTACACAAACGATTTCGTTGCACCAGAAGGACCACTAACCGCTGGCGAGTCAGCGCAAGCACTTGCACCTCGCCTGGTAGAATTGGCAGATGAATTTTTGGCTAATGGCGATGCCGTCATTTTGCCAACTGATTTGCACGTACCGAATGACCCTTATCACCCGGAAACAAAACTTTATCCAGCACACAACGTCGCCAACACACCTGGTCGTGAATACTACGGTGTCTTAGCGGATTGGGTTGCTGAACACAAGGATGATGATCACGTTTGGATTTATCCAAAAAATCGTTACAGCAGTTTCGCCAATACCGATTTGGATAACTACCTTCGTTCACGCGACATCAAGGACATTCATCTAACTGGTGTCGATACCGACATTTGCATTTTGCATACAGCGGTTGATGCGTACAACTTGAACTACAACATCACCGTTCACGCAGATGGCGTTGCAAGTTTCACACCAACTGGGCACCGCTGGGCACTTTGGCATTTTAAAAATGTGTTAGGTGCCACGGTTACACCGGACATCGATTACAATTTGGACTAA
- a CDS encoding MucBP domain-containing protein, with translation MLGDNVGPYKRPVFGLKKRLLVSGATLVMLGMAPDVRADDAENGTSMVVGDTGVMSNENGDRGPEDWDWSTDASVAQTVMTTVNGAVNADGKVLPAGSSFVQLVDARIVNGYAIGLKIDNANGQYQSGDTLSIPLCGEMASATDQHKQTFNLVQATGVLQNDGATFARYEVTGRTLKITFTTTPIGEVSSHLAITGSTSSPLPEAKIWAEKTGTAKIVFGDATVQGTFEFKSRFQVDAPGVATQQLFTKSDQVSVGSYYQDDGYMNALLRGDADITAKIRETGTFATEDLIQLQHVQIEHGTVLSASSSAGYSTYYVVDKNTAGKYQATVISATVTQMNTESIEAQNFIEFTEGTSDEDIVRELASVGRGAYTIHLNADGTYTMAYNMGNPYADWGVDNFGDETFGEFWLSRDADGTLTAADLKTLDDNIARAGGANPSEGTGSHGHQFYIHFADNTAVNAVTSVLKTYNATGELLNTTKIARAATTPDVVDIKGQARLRVFHIDEGGHELATTEVKIANPGTPYETSAKEIEDYHLLRVTDNASGAYGKANETTSVVYVYVASPVDDPDYIFEEDVEEPEDPAVPLDDEPEVPGEPTVEEPNVPVQPRVAAPEDPMVDVPTPEVDTPQTETPDQDVITPIENPTPSTVTPQIDTPTQTPEPELPVKDRVLVPTETPKSVVNGKVAPIVTAPTPAVEPVTLKKTAGIASPTLVEKVAVELPKTAAEQSGNAWLKWAGLSGMAFFGMLIIRRKK, from the coding sequence ATGTTGGGGGATAATGTTGGGCCGTATAAACGCCCAGTTTTTGGTCTGAAAAAGCGCTTGTTGGTATCTGGTGCGACTTTGGTAATGTTGGGGATGGCACCAGATGTGCGAGCAGATGATGCCGAAAATGGAACGTCGATGGTCGTGGGAGACACCGGCGTAATGAGCAATGAAAATGGTGACCGCGGTCCTGAAGATTGGGATTGGTCTACTGATGCGAGTGTTGCACAAACCGTTATGACAACGGTGAATGGTGCAGTTAATGCTGACGGTAAAGTGCTGCCAGCAGGAAGCAGTTTTGTGCAGTTGGTTGATGCGCGAATTGTGAACGGGTATGCGATTGGGCTGAAAATTGATAATGCCAATGGGCAATATCAATCAGGTGATACGTTGTCGATTCCACTGTGCGGTGAGATGGCATCGGCAACTGATCAGCATAAGCAAACGTTTAATTTGGTTCAGGCGACGGGTGTTCTGCAAAATGACGGTGCAACATTTGCACGCTATGAGGTAACAGGGCGCACGTTGAAGATTACCTTCACCACAACACCAATCGGTGAGGTGTCTTCACATCTGGCGATTACAGGTTCAACGTCATCGCCACTGCCGGAAGCCAAGATTTGGGCTGAAAAAACCGGTACGGCAAAGATTGTTTTTGGGGATGCAACGGTTCAAGGGACGTTTGAATTTAAATCGCGTTTCCAAGTTGATGCCCCAGGTGTTGCGACCCAGCAACTGTTCACGAAGAGCGATCAGGTGAGTGTGGGAAGCTATTATCAGGATGATGGCTACATGAATGCTTTGTTGCGCGGGGATGCGGATATAACCGCTAAAATTCGTGAAACGGGCACCTTTGCAACGGAAGATTTGATTCAATTGCAACATGTTCAAATTGAACACGGAACTGTGTTGTCTGCATCGTCATCGGCTGGCTATTCAACGTATTATGTTGTCGACAAAAATACAGCCGGCAAATATCAAGCTACCGTGATTTCGGCGACGGTCACTCAGATGAATACGGAGTCGATTGAGGCGCAAAACTTCATCGAATTTACTGAAGGCACGTCTGATGAAGATATTGTACGTGAGTTAGCATCGGTAGGGCGTGGTGCGTATACGATTCATTTGAATGCCGATGGGACGTATACAATGGCTTATAACATGGGGAATCCTTATGCGGACTGGGGTGTTGATAATTTCGGTGATGAAACATTTGGTGAATTCTGGTTAAGTCGTGACGCCGACGGGACATTGACGGCGGCTGATTTGAAGACTTTGGATGACAATATTGCCCGCGCTGGTGGGGCTAATCCATCTGAAGGAACGGGGTCGCACGGGCATCAGTTCTATATTCATTTCGCCGACAATACAGCCGTTAATGCGGTGACGAGTGTGTTGAAAACCTACAATGCAACTGGCGAATTATTGAATACGACCAAAATTGCCCGCGCAGCCACAACACCGGATGTCGTTGATATTAAGGGACAAGCGCGTTTGCGAGTGTTCCATATTGACGAAGGTGGGCATGAGCTGGCAACGACCGAAGTTAAGATTGCAAATCCAGGTACGCCGTATGAAACGTCGGCCAAGGAAATAGAGGATTACCACCTATTGCGTGTGACGGATAACGCAAGTGGCGCGTATGGTAAAGCGAACGAGACAACATCGGTCGTTTATGTGTATGTGGCATCGCCGGTTGATGATCCAGATTATATTTTCGAAGAAGATGTTGAAGAACCAGAAGATCCTGCTGTACCGTTGGATGATGAGCCTGAAGTGCCAGGCGAGCCAACTGTAGAGGAACCGAATGTGCCGGTACAACCAAGAGTCGCAGCCCCAGAAGACCCAATGGTTGATGTGCCAACGCCAGAAGTGGATACACCACAAACGGAAACACCGGATCAAGATGTTATCACGCCGATTGAAAATCCAACGCCATCAACAGTTACACCACAAATTGATACGCCAACACAAACGCCAGAACCAGAATTACCTGTGAAGGACCGTGTGTTAGTTCCGACAGAGACGCCTAAGTCAGTCGTAAATGGCAAGGTGGCGCCAATTGTTACGGCACCAACGCCCGCTGTTGAACCGGTGACCTTGAAGAAGACGGCTGGAATTGCATCGCCAACTTTGGTTGAAAAGGTCGCGGTTGAATTGCCAAAAACAGCGGCTGAACAGTCTGGTAACGCTTGGCTAAAGTGGGCCGGATTAAGTGGTATGGCCTTCTTTGGAATGCTAATTATTCGTCGAAAAAAGTAA